One Aquarana catesbeiana isolate 2022-GZ unplaced genomic scaffold, ASM4218655v1 unanchor228, whole genome shotgun sequence genomic region harbors:
- the LOC141121697 gene encoding uncharacterized protein encodes MRKTSEECLTLSPDCKVEDEDITQFSPGENPTTSNVHPAPHSVDGPSYSSYPEEPQTVRDGAILPTDKRFSCTECGKCFSYRSNLYRHQRLHTGEKPYSCSECGKCYVTKANLVTHLISHTGKKPYSCPECGKCFSQKHHLYTHQRSHTGEKPYSCPACGKCFSQKHYLYTHQRSHTGENTYCCPECGKCFSQKHHLHTHLRSHTGENPYCCPECGKCFSQKHHLYTHLRYHTGENPYCCPECGKCFSQKHHLSTHQRSHTREKPYSCLECGKCFSQKSNLYTHQRGHTGEKPYSCPECGKCFSRKSDINRHQRSHTGDKLYSCLECRKCFSHKSHLNTHQRCHTGEKLYCCPK; translated from the coding sequence atgaggaaaacctcagaggaatgtctcactttgtctccagactgtaaagtagaagatgaggacatcacacagtttagtccaggagaaaacccgactacctccaatgtccatccggcaccacacagtgtagatggaccatcgtattcctcttatcctgaggaacctcagactgtgagggacggtgccatccttccaacagataagaggttttcatgtactgagtgcgggaaatgtttttcatataggtctaatctttacagacatcagagattacacacaggggagaagccatattcctgttctgagtgtgggaaatgttatgTAACTAAAGCAAATCTTGTTACACATCTAATATCTCACACTGGaaaaaagccatattcctgtcctgagtgtggaaaatgtttttcacagaagcatcatctttacacacatcagagatctcacacgggggagaagccatattcctgtcctgcgtgtgggaaatgtttttcacagaagcattatctttacacacatcagagatctcacacgggggagaatacttattgctgtcctgagtgtgggaaatgtttttcacagaagcatCACCTTCACACACAtctgagatctcacacgggggagaatccttattgctgtcctgagtgtgggaaatgtttctcacAAAAGCATCATCTTTACACACATCTGAGATATCACACGGGGGAGAATCCTTattgctgtcctgagtgtgggaaatgtttttcacagaagcatcatctttccacacatcagagatctcacacaagggagaagccgtattcctgtcttgagtgcgggaaatgtttttcacagaagtccaatctttacacacatcagagaggtcacacgggagagaagccatattcctgtcctgagtgcgggaaatgcttttcacGGAAGTCAGATattaacagacatcagagatctcacacaggggataagctgtattcctgtcttgagtgcaggaaatgtttttcacataagtcccatcttaacacacatcagagatgtcacacaggggagaagctatATTGCTGTCCTAAATGA